From the Cryptomeria japonica chromosome 2, Sugi_1.0, whole genome shotgun sequence genome, one window contains:
- the LOC131035021 gene encoding uncharacterized protein LOC131035021 gives MEKEKERGDPAFQPTASVKGLRFGGQLMIKNFKVRRAAPLEFSRLLSTAAESHPFPTTAAFIPTNFSILAQHAWRTLTLGLGTKKSKVVVFVFESEQLKSMVERVWPLEISLGEVNKKLIRALPGCEMARFKFRKGCITFYVYAVRRQGSIGFARSEDLKHILQSIVALNDFLDHTAMLATPHQRSISYSMPMAVAH, from the coding sequence atggaaaaggagaaggaaagagGGGATCCGGCCTTTCAGCCAACGGCCTCTGTAAAGGGCCTACGCTTCGGAGGGCAGCTGATGATAAAGAACTTCAAAGTTCGCCGAGCTGCGCCTCTAGAATTCAGCCGTTTGCTCTCTACAGCCGCTGAATCGCATCCTTTTCCTACCACGGCGGCCTTTATTCCGACGAATTTCTCCATTCTTGCACAGCATGCTTGGCGCACATTAACCCTAGGTCTGGGAACGAAGAAATCGAAGGTCGTTGTTTTCGTCTTCGAATCGGAGCAGCTGAAATCGATGGTGGAGCGCGTGTGGCCGCTGGAGATCTCGCTGGGGGAGGTTAACAAGAAGCTCATCAGAGCCCTTCCGGGCTGTGAAATGGCGCGATTTAAGTTCAGAAAGGGTTGTATTACCTTCTATGTTTATGCCGTTCGCCGCCAGGGCAGCATTGGCTTTGCCAGGTCCGAGGATTTAAAGCATATTTTGCAGAGCATCGTGGCGCTCAACGATTTTCTCGATCACACCGCCATGCTGGCTACCCCTCACCAGAGGTCCATCTCGTACTCCATGCCTATGGCTGTTGCACATTAA